The following coding sequences are from one Streptomyces sp. NBC_01485 window:
- a CDS encoding NADH-quinone oxidoreductase subunit C encodes MSDANGVNPEKDLSSSNLPGQRGQGGEEVRVQRGMFGANNGGDTSGYGGLVRSVRLPGAASRPYGGWFDEVADELEGALEEQGLLPENAIEKTVVDRDELTFHIEREHLLGVARTLRDDPALRFELCTGVSAVHYPGDKGRELHAVYHLRSITHNRLIRLEVSAPDADPHMPSLVSVYPTNDWHERETYDFFGIVFDDHPALTRIMMPDDWQGHPQRKDYPLGGIPVEYKGAQIPAPDQRRSYS; translated from the coding sequence GTGAGCGACGCGAACGGGGTGAACCCCGAGAAGGATCTCTCCTCCTCCAACCTCCCCGGCCAGCGAGGCCAGGGCGGCGAGGAGGTCCGCGTCCAGCGAGGCATGTTCGGAGCGAACAACGGCGGCGACACCTCCGGCTACGGCGGCCTGGTCCGCTCGGTCCGCCTCCCGGGAGCGGCGAGCCGGCCCTACGGCGGCTGGTTCGACGAGGTCGCCGACGAACTCGAGGGCGCGCTGGAGGAGCAGGGCCTGCTCCCCGAGAACGCGATCGAGAAGACGGTCGTCGACCGCGACGAGCTCACCTTCCACATCGAGCGCGAGCACCTGCTCGGCGTCGCCCGCACCCTGCGCGACGACCCGGCCCTGCGCTTCGAGCTCTGTACCGGCGTCAGCGCCGTGCACTACCCGGGCGACAAGGGGCGCGAGCTGCACGCCGTCTACCACCTGCGCTCGATCACCCACAACCGGCTGATCCGCCTGGAGGTCAGCGCCCCGGACGCCGACCCGCACATGCCGTCCCTGGTCTCCGTGTATCCGACCAACGACTGGCACGAGCGCGAGACCTACGACTTCTTCGGGATCGTCTTCGACGATCACCCGGCCCTGACGCGGATCATGATGCCGGACGACTGGCAGGGCCATCCGCAGCGCAAGGACTACCCCCTCGGCGGCATCCCCGTCGAGTACAAGGGCGCCCAGATCCCGGCTCCGGACCAGCGGAGGTCGTACTCGTGA
- the nuoE gene encoding NADH-quinone oxidoreductase subunit NuoE produces MTISSSAQGVSLGMPELPAPAYPDDVRARLEADAREIIARYPDSRSALLPLLHLVQAEEGHVTRTGMRFCADVLDLTTAEVTAVATFYTMYRRRPSGDYQVGVCTNTLCAVMGGDAIFEELQEYLGVGNGGTTDDGKITLEHIECNAACDFAPVVMVNWEFFDNQTVQSAKRMVDDLRIGRTVSPTRGAPLCTFKETARILAGFPDERDGAVEASGSAGPASLAGLRLARGETAPARVVHPRDGGPHDEPQDRAVHEPSPTEHLSSHDAPQETSASDPAHPAGPTAEEGE; encoded by the coding sequence GTGACCATCTCTTCTTCCGCGCAGGGCGTCAGCCTGGGCATGCCCGAACTGCCCGCGCCCGCCTACCCGGACGACGTCCGCGCCCGGCTGGAGGCGGACGCGCGCGAGATCATCGCCCGCTACCCCGACTCCCGGTCCGCGCTCCTGCCGTTGCTGCACCTCGTGCAGGCGGAGGAGGGCCACGTCACGCGCACCGGGATGCGGTTCTGCGCGGACGTGCTGGACCTGACCACGGCCGAGGTCACCGCGGTCGCCACCTTCTACACCATGTACCGGCGCCGCCCCAGCGGCGACTACCAGGTGGGCGTCTGCACCAACACGCTGTGCGCGGTGATGGGCGGCGACGCGATCTTCGAGGAGCTCCAGGAGTACCTGGGTGTCGGCAACGGTGGGACCACCGACGACGGAAAGATCACTCTGGAGCACATCGAGTGCAACGCGGCCTGCGACTTCGCGCCGGTCGTGATGGTCAACTGGGAGTTCTTCGACAACCAGACCGTGCAGAGCGCCAAACGCATGGTGGACGACCTGCGGATCGGACGCACGGTCTCGCCGACGCGCGGTGCGCCGCTGTGCACCTTCAAGGAGACCGCCCGGATCCTGGCGGGCTTCCCCGACGAGCGGGACGGGGCCGTCGAGGCGAGCGGCAGTGCGGGACCGGCGTCGCTGGCGGGTCTTCGCCTGGCAAGGGGAGAGACCGCACCCGCGCGCGTGGTCCACCCGCGGGACGGCGGGCCGCACGACGAGCCGCAGGACCGGGCGGTGCACGAGCCGTCGCCCACCGAGCACCTGAGTTCGCACGACGCGCCGCAGGAGACGTCGGCCTCCGACCCGGCCCACCCGGCAGGGCCTACCGCCGAGGAGGGGGAGTGA
- a CDS encoding NADH-quinone oxidoreductase subunit A, protein MNAYAPILVLGALGAGFAIFSVVMATLIGPKRYNRAKLEAYECGIEPTPTPAGGGRFPIKYYLTAMLFIVFDIEIVFLYPWAVTFDALGVFGLVEMLLFVLTVFVAYAYVWRRGGLEWD, encoded by the coding sequence GTGAACGCGTATGCGCCCATCCTCGTACTGGGAGCCCTCGGGGCAGGCTTTGCGATCTTCTCCGTGGTCATGGCCACGCTGATCGGGCCGAAGCGGTACAACCGCGCCAAGCTCGAGGCCTACGAGTGCGGTATCGAGCCGACCCCCACGCCGGCCGGCGGCGGGCGCTTCCCCATCAAGTACTACCTGACGGCGATGCTCTTCATCGTCTTCGACATCGAGATCGTCTTCCTCTACCCCTGGGCCGTCACCTTCGACGCCCTGGGTGTTTTCGGGCTCGTGGAGATGCTGCTCTTCGTGCTCACCGTCTTCGTCGCGTACGCGTACGTATGGCGGCGCGGCGGCCTGGAATGGGACTGA
- a CDS encoding NuoB/complex I 20 kDa subunit family protein — MGLEEKLPSGFLLTTVEQAAGWVRKASVFPATFGLACCAIEMMTTGAGRYDLARFGMEVFRGSPRQADLMIVAGRVSQKMAPVLRQVYDQMPNPKWVISMGVCASSGGMFNNYAIVQGVDHIVPVDIYLPGCPPRPEMLIDAILKLHHKIQNSKLGVNAEEAAREAEEAALKALPTIEMKGLLR, encoded by the coding sequence ATGGGACTCGAAGAAAAGCTGCCGAGTGGTTTCCTGCTGACCACCGTCGAGCAGGCCGCGGGCTGGGTGCGCAAGGCGTCCGTCTTCCCCGCCACGTTCGGCCTCGCGTGCTGTGCCATCGAGATGATGACCACCGGCGCCGGCCGCTACGACCTGGCGCGCTTCGGTATGGAGGTCTTCCGGGGTTCGCCCCGCCAGGCGGACCTGATGATCGTCGCCGGCCGGGTCAGCCAGAAGATGGCGCCGGTGCTCCGGCAGGTCTACGACCAGATGCCCAACCCCAAGTGGGTCATCTCCATGGGCGTGTGCGCCTCCTCCGGAGGCATGTTCAACAACTACGCGATCGTCCAGGGCGTCGACCACATCGTCCCCGTCGACATCTACCTCCCGGGCTGCCCGCCGCGCCCCGAGATGCTGATCGACGCGATCCTCAAGCTCCACCACAAGATCCAGAACTCCAAGCTGGGCGTGAACGCCGAGGAAGCGGCCCGCGAGGCGGAGGAAGCGGCGCTCAAGGCCCTGCCCACGATCGAGATGAAGGGGCTGCTGCGGTGA
- a CDS encoding NADH-quinone oxidoreductase subunit D → MSTQSASAASAASPRETTEGTVYTVTGGDWDEVVRSAARADDERIVVNMGPQHPSTHGVLRLILEIEGETVTEARCGIGYLHTGIEKNLEYRTWTQGTTFVTRMDYLTSFFNETAYCLAVEKLLGVEDQITERAKIIRVLLMELNRMSSHLVCIATGGMELGATTIMIYGFRDRELILDIYELITGLRMNHAYIRPGGLAQDLPPGAVDQIREFVKKMKKNLPEYDKLATGNPIFKARMQDVGYLDLAGCMALGATGPILRSTGLPHDLRKTQPYCDYETYDFDVPTADSCDSYGRFLIRLEEMRQSLRIVEQCLDRLQPGPVMVADRKIAWPAQLALGPDGLGNSLDHIKKIMGTSMEALIHHFKLVTEGFRVPPGQAYVAVESPKGELGVHAVSDGGTRPYRVHFRDPSFTNLQAMAAMCEGGQVADVIVAVASIDPVMGGVDR, encoded by the coding sequence GTGAGCACACAGTCAGCATCCGCGGCCTCCGCCGCCTCGCCGCGCGAGACCACCGAGGGCACCGTGTACACGGTCACCGGTGGCGACTGGGACGAGGTCGTCCGGTCCGCGGCCCGCGCCGACGACGAGCGCATCGTCGTCAACATGGGGCCCCAGCACCCCTCCACCCACGGGGTGCTCCGCCTCATCCTGGAGATCGAGGGCGAGACGGTCACCGAGGCCCGCTGCGGCATCGGCTACCTCCACACCGGCATCGAGAAGAACCTCGAGTACCGCACGTGGACACAGGGCACCACGTTCGTGACGCGCATGGACTACCTGACGTCCTTCTTCAACGAGACCGCCTACTGTCTCGCCGTCGAGAAGCTCCTCGGCGTCGAGGACCAGATCACCGAGCGAGCCAAGATCATCCGGGTGCTCCTGATGGAGCTGAACCGGATGTCCTCCCACCTGGTGTGCATCGCCACCGGCGGCATGGAACTCGGCGCCACCACGATCATGATCTACGGATTCCGTGATCGTGAACTGATTCTCGACATCTACGAGCTCATCACGGGCCTGCGGATGAACCACGCGTACATCCGTCCCGGCGGACTCGCCCAGGACCTGCCGCCCGGCGCGGTGGACCAGATCCGCGAGTTCGTGAAGAAGATGAAGAAGAACCTCCCCGAGTACGACAAGCTCGCCACCGGGAACCCCATCTTCAAGGCCCGTATGCAGGACGTCGGCTATCTCGACCTGGCCGGCTGCATGGCCCTCGGCGCCACCGGCCCGATCCTGCGCTCCACCGGCCTCCCGCACGACCTGCGCAAGACGCAGCCGTACTGCGACTACGAGACGTACGACTTCGACGTCCCGACCGCCGACTCCTGCGACTCCTACGGCCGCTTCCTGATCCGGCTGGAGGAGATGCGCCAGTCGCTCAGGATCGTCGAGCAGTGCCTGGACCGGCTGCAGCCCGGCCCGGTCATGGTCGCCGACCGGAAGATCGCCTGGCCCGCCCAGCTCGCCCTGGGACCCGACGGTCTCGGCAACTCCCTCGACCACATCAAGAAGATCATGGGCACCTCCATGGAGGCCCTGATCCACCACTTCAAGCTGGTCACCGAGGGCTTCCGCGTACCGCCGGGACAGGCGTACGTGGCCGTCGAGTCACCCAAGGGCGAACTCGGGGTGCACGCCGTCTCCGACGGAGGCACCCGCCCCTACCGGGTCCACTTCCGGGACCCGTCCTTCACCAACCTGCAGGCCATGGCGGCGATGTGCGAGGGCGGCCAGGTCGCCGACGTCATCGTCGCCGTCGCCTCCATCGACCCCGTGATGGGAGGCGTCGACCGGTGA